Proteins co-encoded in one Gouania willdenowi chromosome 1, fGouWil2.1, whole genome shotgun sequence genomic window:
- the arfip1 gene encoding arfaptin-1 isoform X3: MAEEAHRSTAAEIPVTSNGGLDQNPEAVFQRESYSSGPWPESCVSSSNCSSTAEGNMESGAHKGSASQPTSPVTPVAPSSTVASRLARSFSDSHAKQGAMNDQLKSGAVVLSDDLKNPAMEKLELVRKWSINTYKCTRQILSEKLGRGSRTVDLELEAQIEILRDNKKKYQNVIRLAQTLANQLSQIMLTQRQLGDAFADLSLKSPELHEEFGYNADTQKLLSKNGDTLLGAINFFIASVNTLVDKTIEDTMINIKQYEAARVEYDAYRTDLEEINLGPRDDNTMPKIEVSQQQFQIHREKFERMRNDVSVKLKFLEENKVKVLHNQLILFHNAIAAYYAGNQQQLEQTLKQFHIKLKMPGGDSPSWLEEH, from the exons ATGGCTGAGGAGGCCCACAGAAGCACTGCCGCTGAAATACCAGTTACCAGTAACGGAGGCCTGGACCAGAACCCTGAGGCCGTATTTCAGAGA GAGTCTTACTCCAGTGGACCATGGCCTGAGTCTTGTGTTTCGTCAAGCAACTGCTCTTCAACAGCAGAGGGCAACATGGAATCAGGAGCACACAAAG GGTCAGCAAGCCAGCCTACTTCACCTGTGACACCAGTAGCTCCCAGTTCGACTGTTGCTAGCCGCCTGGCACGCTCCTTCAGCGATAGCCATGCTAAGCAAG GTGCAATGAACGATCAGCTAAAGAGTGGAGCGGTGGTCCTTTCTGATGATCTGAAGAACCCTGCCATGGAAAAACTGGAGCTAGTGAGAAAGTGGAGCATCAACACGTATAAA TGCACCAGACAGATCCTGTCAGAGAAGCTGGGCCGGGGCTCGAGGACGGTGGACCtggagctggaagcccaaatcgAGATTCTCCGGGACAACAAGAAAAAGTACCAAAACGTCATCAGGCTGGCACAGACACTGGCCAATCAGCTGTCACAGATCATGCTGACACAGAGGCAGCTGGGAGACGCCTTCGCTGACCTCAGCCTCAAATCACCTGAACTCCAC GAGGAGTTTGGCTACAACGCTGACACCCAAAAGCTTTTGTCCAAAAATGGAGACACGTTGTTGGGCGCTATTAATTTTTTCATCGCTAGTGTGAACACACTTGTGGACAAAACCATTGAAGACACCATGATTAACATCAAGCAGTATGAAGCTGCCAG GGTTGAGTATGATGCGTATCGTACAGATTTAGAGGAGATAAACCTTGGACCACGTGATGACAACACCATGCCGAAGATTGAGGTTTCCCAGCAGCAGTTCCAGATCCATCGTGAGAAGTTTGAAAGGATGCGCAACGATGTCTCCGTCAAGCTGAAGTTCCTGGAAGAGAACAAG GTGAAGGTGTTGCACAACCAGCTCATCCTGTTCCACAATGCCATCGCTGCATACTACGCAGGGAATCAACAGCAGCTGGAACAAACTCTCAAGCAGTTCCACATCAAGTTGAAAATGCCAGGTGGAGACAGTCCTTCCTGGCTAGAAGAGCACTAA